From Candidatus Binataceae bacterium:
GCGCCGACCCGGAGATCGTGTGGCTTGACCGAAACGGCGCCGCCAAGCAGGCTGGGAAGCTGCTTGGAGACTTCTTTGCGGACTCAAGTGCAACCTAGCCGAAACGTCGATTCTTGAAACCGAGATTGAAATCCGCGCACCGGCGCAAAGCGGCTCCCGTGCCAATATCGAATGCGCCCTTGAACGCGATCGAACGGGTCCGCCTGGCACGCAATCCCATGCGCCCCCAGACCCTCGACTACGTGGAAGCGTTGATCAGCGGATTCTTCGAGCTGCACGGGGACCGTCGGTTCGCCGACGATGGCGCCGTGGTCGCGGGACTCGGTTACTTCGGCAAGCAGGAGGTGGCAGTGGTCGGACATCAGCGCGGCAAGACCACCAGCGAGCGAATCAGGCGCAACTTCGGCTCTGCCAAACCGGAGGGCTATCGGAAGGCGGCGCGCGTCTTCGAGCTCGCCAATCGCTTCAGCCTGCCCCTTATCACCTTCGTCGATACTCAGGGCGCCGACCCGGGCTTGGGCGCGGAGGAACGCGGCCAAAACGAGGCGATCGCGCACAACCTCGAACTGATGGCACGGCTGGAAGTCCCCATCATCTGTTGCGTCATCGGCGAAGGCGGTTCCGGCGGCGCGCTCGCGATCGGAGTCGGGAACGTTGTGTTGATGCAAGAAAACGCCTGCTACTCGGTGATTACGCCGGAAGGCTGCGCGGCGATCCTGTGGCGCGAAGCGAGCGAGGAAAACGTCGCGATTGCAGCGTCGGCAATGAAGCTCTCCGCACCCGACCTTCTTGAACTGGGAGTTATCGACGAGATCATCGCGGAGCCTGCAGGAGGGGCACACACCGAGCCCGCGCAGGCGGCGCACAACCTAGGCGTGGCGATCACTCGCCATTTCGAACCTCTCAGGAGAATGAGCCCCGCAGCGCTGCGCCGCGCGCGAGAAAGCAAGTTTGCCGCGATGGGCAACGGGTTCCTGACCAAGCAAAGCGTTGCCAACGCTGGTCGGGTGGGCTAGCCATCCTTGCGCTATGCCACGCTCCGCAAGAAA
This genomic window contains:
- a CDS encoding acetyl-CoA carboxylase carboxyltransferase subunit alpha encodes the protein MPISNAPLNAIERVRLARNPMRPQTLDYVEALISGFFELHGDRRFADDGAVVAGLGYFGKQEVAVVGHQRGKTTSERIRRNFGSAKPEGYRKAARVFELANRFSLPLITFVDTQGADPGLGAEERGQNEAIAHNLELMARLEVPIICCVIGEGGSGGALAIGVGNVVLMQENACYSVITPEGCAAILWREASEENVAIAASAMKLSAPDLLELGVIDEIIAEPAGGAHTEPAQAAHNLGVAITRHFEPLRRMSPAALRRARESKFAAMGNGFLTKQSVANAGRVG